The following DNA comes from Polynucleobacter sp. MG-6-Vaara-E2.
ATACCCATAATGCCCCAAGTACCTGAGTCAAAACGCTTACGTGGCTTGTACATATCCACGATGGCACGGCAGTAATCTAATGTATTAGCGCCCTCGTTTACCAAGTTCACATCTGGGTTCTTCTTGATCACATCACGAATAACACGTAATGCGCCATGGAAGTTCATTGGGTTAGCTTCTTTGGTCAATGTTTCAGCCATCTTCGCCATATTCTTATCTTTTTTCTCATTAATGGCATTGATCCACTCAGCGCTTGGCTTAGGTACTGAAGCAATACCCTTCAAGAGTTCACCAACGCATGAACCAACATCACCGATCAATGGGGCAGCAATTTGCACGTTGCTGTCAACTTCGTTTGCTTGAATATCAATTTGGATAAATTTCTTAGGCTCTTTGCCCCATGTCTTACCCTTACCATGCGCAAGCAACCAGTTCAAACGTGCACCAACCAACAACACTGCATCAGCCTCAGCCAATACAAATGAGCGCGCTGCAGATGCGGACTGTGGATGATTGTCTGGCAACAAACCTTTAGCCATTGACATTGGCAAGTAAGGAATGCAGGATTTTTCAATGAGATCACGAATCTCTTTATCAGCTTGTGCGTAAGCTGCGCCTTTACCCAAAAGAATCAATGGACGCTTAGCGCCCTTGAGCACATCTAATGCACGAGCAACTGCATCAGCTGCTGGAATCTGACGTGGAACTGGATCGATTACCTTGAAGATCGTTTTCTTTGCCTCTTCAACAGGCATAGTCTGGGATAGCAACTGAGCTGGCAAGTCCAAATACACACCGCCTGGACGACCGGATACTGCAGCACGGATTGCACGAGCAAAACCAATACCGATATCTTCAATGTGATTAATACGATAAGCAGCTTTGCAATATGGCTTAGCAGCATTAAGCTGATCCATCTCTTCGTAGTCACCCTGTTGCAAGTCAACGATCTCGCGCTCACTTGAACCAGAAATCAAAATCATTGGGAAACAGTTCACAGTGGCATTAGCCAATGCTGTCAAACCGTTCAAGAAGCCTGGTGCAGAAACAGTCATACAAATACCCGGCTTTTGAGTCATGTAACCGGCAATCGCTGCAGCATTACCTGCGTGCTGTTCGTGACGGAAGCCAATAAAACGCAAACCTTCTGCTTGAGCCAAACGACATAAGTCAGTAATTGGAATACCAACAAGACCGAAAATCGTATTGAGGTCGTTCGCTTTTAAAGCGTCAATGACGAGATGGAAGCCATCAGTTAATTGTGTGTTTTGGTTATCTGTTGTCATAGAAATTTTCATGTGAACTGCAAGCACCACCAGTTGATGGTTTGTGCAGCTTAGCTCTCGCTAGTGTCTCCAATTAGGTTATTCATCGCACTGCGGGTTTTAGCCCCGCTTAGGCTGAGTTGAATATTAGGCTTGGGGTGGGGGTTCATCATTGACTTCGGTCAATTTCCCCTAAATCCCCGATCCCAAAAGGGGTGCAGAACTTCAAAAGACCTATATAAAAAGCTCTTTATGCTTCGTTTTAAGGCGGCTCAAGGTCTCCGGAGAGAGGTTGAGATAGGCGGCCAGCTCTTTTTTAGGAAGGAGCTCAAATAGATCCTCATATTTGCGTAGAAAGCGCTCTACCCGACCTGGGGCATCGAGCATATGTAGGGTAATGGTGTGAGCCATAATCTCGCTCATCAAACGCATCACCTCAAATTCAAAGCTTTCTTTAAGGGGCTTATGCTCCTCCAAAAACTCAGCCCATTTTTTCATGGGCATCCGAGCCACGCGGGCTTTGGTCACCGAGGCAATGCTATACGGGGCTGCCGTCTTAAGGCGCCATGCGGCATAGCTAGTTTCGATATCTTTTTCGATAGCAAACCGTAGGATCATCTCCTTTGCATCAGCGCTAGAAACAATACGCTTCAAAATTCCATCAAGCACGAAGTACTGCTCCATCTGGTGATCGCCTTGGTGTAGCAGTATTTCTGATTTCTTTAAGTCAGAGATCTCTAAATGACGCTCTAGGTCAGACATTGCCGCTGAGTCTAGACTTTTGAGCACACAGTTTTGGCTCAACTGAAGTCGAATCAGGTTTTTTTCGGGGTGCTTATCTAATACAGTCATGAATCCTTCGTCCTAGGCCTAGTATTGTAGGCTTTTTTGCCCTAAAAACGGGACAAATCCCCTTCCCCAATACTCACATAAGCTAGAATCACGGTGTCGTGGTGCTTTGTTGCAATGCAACAGAGTTAAACGGGAAACACTAAACGTGTGCTGCCCCCGCAACGGTAAGTAAATGCCTCCTACATAGTCATTTTGGAGGTCAGGAATCTA
Coding sequences within:
- the oxc gene encoding oxalyl-CoA decarboxylase; protein product: MTTDNQNTQLTDGFHLVIDALKANDLNTIFGLVGIPITDLCRLAQAEGLRFIGFRHEQHAGNAAAIAGYMTQKPGICMTVSAPGFLNGLTALANATVNCFPMILISGSSEREIVDLQQGDYEEMDQLNAAKPYCKAAYRINHIEDIGIGFARAIRAAVSGRPGGVYLDLPAQLLSQTMPVEEAKKTIFKVIDPVPRQIPAADAVARALDVLKGAKRPLILLGKGAAYAQADKEIRDLIEKSCIPYLPMSMAKGLLPDNHPQSASAARSFVLAEADAVLLVGARLNWLLAHGKGKTWGKEPKKFIQIDIQANEVDSNVQIAAPLIGDVGSCVGELLKGIASVPKPSAEWINAINEKKDKNMAKMAETLTKEANPMNFHGALRVIRDVIKKNPDVNLVNEGANTLDYCRAIVDMYKPRKRFDSGTWGIMGIGMGYSIGAAVISGLPTLAVEGDSAFGFSGMELETVCRYNLPITTVVFNNNGVYRGTDVNPTGGADVAPTVFVKDARYDKMIEAFGGVGYYVTTPAELEAALTEAIAAGKPALINAVIDETAGTESGRLTNLNPSTAAAKK
- a CDS encoding Crp/Fnr family transcriptional regulator gives rise to the protein MTVLDKHPEKNLIRLQLSQNCVLKSLDSAAMSDLERHLEISDLKKSEILLHQGDHQMEQYFVLDGILKRIVSSADAKEMILRFAIEKDIETSYAAWRLKTAAPYSIASVTKARVARMPMKKWAEFLEEHKPLKESFEFEVMRLMSEIMAHTITLHMLDAPGRVERFLRKYEDLFELLPKKELAAYLNLSPETLSRLKTKHKELFI